A genome region from Astyanax mexicanus isolate ESR-SI-001 chromosome 19, AstMex3_surface, whole genome shotgun sequence includes the following:
- the arhgap23a gene encoding rho GTPase-activating protein 23 isoform X2 yields the protein MWAAGGLPMAIPAACPRVCVSEWSFRDAVGVDCSAPEPRCIWVAVLRSDAPNTHTPHTPDVGGGRPSRAPHRVPREIRAKGRRDGTSSSSENPRPVVVGGSDGRGMSWQGPRTLLLQKNSQGFGFTLRHFIVYPPESALHTSLKDEENGNEKGLQRSRLEPMDTIFVKNVRERGPAHQAGLCTGDRLVKVNGESVLGKTYSQVIALIQNSESVLELSIMPKDEDVLQLAYSQDAYLRGNEPYKGGAQCLPPPPPLCYPPRSKSQPPTSHTSCPTSSRVQMGQNQLDNWSRWPGSTSSGPSPPLDNRITVPAHATVWAAEGRACDPGGVGHSSPAHRTEEIRYGMTDRGQQAMGQMRGRTYSSSSSSGGALASPLHHGPYGNYGVGTAQGWASPPQPTHTPPSSHNERTQQALSNWYYSQVNERERERPSVRSLHPRHRSFSQDRLGEFNRTRRTQRSDFPHSVSQDTLLYLQQPGPGARGHWQGENIPISAFNCTRSENLLQTRYGHSGRSLEALDRAPSVLSPCQERPSWGGHQPQSRAEAYQRQSTQYSLAQTPPGARHTQAPQHEQKRTKPLVSQHPSQHQNLPYSPQHSTQAPQPQQAMPQTRRLPSCQSLDEQPMSMGYRSYSPSFNRKTGRILQHAHSFRDPSYMGPALSWTPTPKTSPPEGVAPPSAPSPAPPTSSATPTAPEGQDRTHRPTNHEREGGEIKEVQAQVQEVVLRQKPPMGRRGGNTNRHPHYGMAIEDDDPLLFTSDPTEAPPKAESTISQRRSNDEPTSPGVDLRACHVPASSVVSSGLKSAPAVAASPASPTFTFPLSRLFSHDCSSIKSSRRSSYLLAITTERSKSCDEGLNTFRDDSRIFTRLPKRVKSFFGDGSLESLKAAEDARSKRHSTSELGSFNYSDVRREGWLYYKQIHTEKGKKVGSAMRPWRRVFSVLRSNSLYLYKDKREALLKGSSLGGGSEDEQPISIRGCLVDIAYSETKRKNALRLTTQDFCEYLLQAEDRDDMLDWIKVIGESSKTDSEELGFSRQALINKKLNDYRKQSPTGNKPDSSPRVPRMNFLLTKPDNSSAPPRSPKHEGKEESSPPKSPWGINFMKKVKKAGPKAFGVRLEDCQPAASNKFIPLIVEICCGLVEEMGLEYTGIYRVPGNNAVVSSLQEQLDKGSDINTAEERWQDLNVVSSLLKSFFRKLPEPLFTDDKYNDFIEANRMENASDRLKTLKKLIHDLPDHYFHTLKFLVGHLKTVADHSEKNKMEPRNLALVFGPTLVRTSEDNMTDMVTHMPDRYKIVETLIQHYTWFFSEEHDKDEKTPVDTEDVQPAPNIDHLLSNIGRTGLLGDASDSTNSDSAKSKGSGGSKRDLSAKDFLTTLSIMSAVARRRRKRPTANLLGSSTDDDSEQEPIRAGLTAEAEEKEAELIQPDTAPCAEAEEVEDEEEDDEEEEEEGDTECVQKEQPSPSMPCREESQSVLLSEEEDQRTDAKRPGGWRGEDARSIVSGYSTLSTLGRSLASEGRGEDADDEQSELVSETDNESGFASRSLTQERPEKHTSTPTSPQRAHTTHTSPGPTAPRSFLYSNYKSPTLSPAPEPTSAPTNSKSLTPEPTERVSEGTARSSTPSTSSYSSSASQRLHSRPSFNSHRLIQCDTLARRRLKSDKAKARSLDLLELSSTSTTENEGQASIGQTKTQIPNFSLSPSPSSRTKLNPGSDPESSPAPTLPSEGRFFAPSGATLAEQVRARLLGSAEDLRAASLRKPISPETRRKRRAWRRHTVVASPTDASTKSLPLTSVVAAATGNNNNNKPPVPPPKPPGIVGRPGAQIVPPSPEADAHSARRAPPTSRFHECL from the exons GATGAGGAAAATGGAAATGAAAAGG GCCTCCAGCGGAGTCGACTGGAGCCGATGGACACCATATTCGTGAAAAATGTGAGGGAGAGAGGTCCCGCCCACCAGGCCGGTTTGTGCACAG GTGACCGGCTGGTAAAGGTGAATGGAGAAAGTGTGTTGGGTAAGACGTACTCCCAGGTGATAGCACTCATTCAGAACAG TGAGAGTGTATTGGAACTCTCCATTATGCCAAAGGATGAGGACGTGCTGCAGCTG GCGTACTCTCAAGATGCCTACCTGAGAGGGAACGAGCCGTATAAAGGAGGAGCCCAGTGTCTCCCTCCACCGCCTCCTCTTTGCTACCCCCCACGTTCTAAATCTCAGCCTCCCACAAGTCAcacctcctgccccacctcttcTCGAGTCCAAATGGGACAGAACCAACTTGACAACTGGAGCCGCTGGCCCGGCTCTACGTCCTCTGGCCCTTCCCCACCACTCGACAACCGGATCACTGTCCCTGCCCATGCTACTGTCTGGGCGGCAGAGGGGCGTGCCTGTGACCCGGGAGGTGTGGGACACAGTAGCCCTGCACATCGCACTGAAGAGATTCGGTACGGGATGACTGATAGGGGGCAGCAGGCGATGGGACAAATGAGAGGACGTACCTACTCGTCTTCTTCTTCCTCAGGGGGGGCCTTAGCAAGCCCGCTGCACCATGGTCCCTATGGCAACTATGGTGTTGGTACTGCACAAGGATGGGCTAGCCCACCGCAGCCCACGCATACACCCCCATCTAGCCACAATGAACGCACCCAACAAGCCCTTAGCAACTGGTACTATAGTCAGGTTAACGAGCGGGAGCGGGAAAGACCCAGCGTCCGCTCGTTGCATCCTCGGCACCGCAGCTTCTCGCAGGACCGTCTTGGGGAATTTAACCGGACAAGACGGACCCAGAGGTCTGATTTTCCCCACAGTGTCTCTCAGGACACCCTGCTTTACTTGCAGCAGCCAGGTCCTGGGGCCCGTGGTCACTGGCAGGGCGAGAACATCCCTATTTCGGCTTTTAACTGCACAAGATCTGAAAACCTGCTCCAAACAAGGTACGGACATTCAGGGCGCTCGCTGGAGGCTCTGGACCGAGCACCCAGCGTGCTTTCCCCATGCCAAGAGAGGCCATCCTGGGGTGGCCACCAACCGCAGTCTAGGGCTGAAGCCTATCAGAGGCAGAGCACTCAATACAGCCTTGCACAGACACCCCCAGGTGCCCGACACACACAGGCACCCCAACACGAACAGAAACGGACTAAACCCCTAGTTTCCCAGCACCCATCGCAGCATCAAAACCTCCCATACTCACCCCAGCACTCAACACAGGCCCCTCAGCCGCAGCAGGCCATGCCCCAGACCCGCCGCCTGCCGTCCTGCCAGAGCCTGGACGAGCAGCCAATGTCCATGGGCTACCGCAGCTACAGCCCTTCCTTTAACCGCAAGACAGGACGCATCCTGCAGCATGCCCACTCCTTCCGGGACCCATCCTACATGGGCCCGGCCCTCAGCTGGACACCCACGCCCAAGACCAGTCCACCAGAGGGTGTAGCCCCTCCCTCTGCCCCATCCCCTGCACCACCTACCAGCTCTGCCACACCCACGGCCCCTGAAGGGCAGGACAGAACTCACCGGCCGACCAACCACGAAAGAGAGGGTGGAGAAATAAAGGAGGTTCAAGCCCAGGTACAGGAGGTGGTGCTGCGGCAGAAGCCACCAATGGGGAGAAGGGGCGGCAACACAAACCGGCACCCACATTACGGAATGGCTATAGAAGACGACGACCCTCTTCTCTTCACATCTGACCCAACGGAAGCACCGCCCAAAGCCGAAAGTACCATCTCCCAGCGGCGTTCCAATG ATGAGCCGACCAGTCCGGGTGTGGATTTGCGGGCGTGTCACGTCCCCGCCTCCTCCGTCGTGTCCAGTGGGCTTAAATCGGCCCCTGCTGTGGCCGCCAGCCCGGCCTCCCCCACCTTCACCTTCCCCCTCAGCCGCCTCTTCTCCCACGACTGCA GCAGTATTAAGTCTAGTCGTCGCTCCTCCTACCTGTTGGCCATCACCACTGAACGCTCCAAGTCATGTGACGAAGGGCTCAACACCTTCAGAGACGACAGCCGAATCTTCAC GAGATTACCAAAGAGAGTAAAGAGCTTCTTTGGTGACGGG tcTCTGGAGAGCCTGAAAGCTGCTGAAGATGCTCGCTCTAAACGACACTCCACCTCAGAGCTGGGCAGCTTCAACTACAGTGACGTCAGGAGAGAGGGCTGGCTGTACTACAAACAGATCCATACTGAGAAGGGCaag AAGGTGGGCAGTGCCATGCGTCCCTGGAGGCGGGTTTTCTCGGTGCTGCGCTCTAATTCACTCTACCTCTACAAAGACAAACGGGAGGCGCTGCTGAAGGGCTCTTCCCTGGGAGGCGGGTCAGAGGATGAGCAGCCTATCAGCATCCGGGGCTGCCTGGTGGACATTGCGTACAGCGAGACGAAGCGCAAGAACGCACTGCGGCTCACAACGCAGGACTTCTGCGAGTACCTGCTGCAGGCTGAGGACCGGGACGACATGCTGGACTGGATCAAAGTGATTGGGGAGAGCAGCAAGACTGACAGCGAG GAATTGGGTTTCTCCAGGCAAGCTCTCATCAATAAgaagctgaatgactacaggaaACAGAG TCCAACAGGCAACAAGCCGGACTCCTCTCCACGAGTGCCACGCATGAACTTCCTGCTCACCAAGCCTGACAACAGCAGCGCACCCCCACGCTCCCCCAAACACGAGGGCAAAg AGGAGAGTAGTCCTCCCAAGTCTCCATGGGGCATCAACTTCATGAAGAAGGTGAAGAAGGCGGGGCCTAAAGCTTTTGGAGTCCGTCTGGAAGACTGCCAACCTGCTGCAAGTAACAAG ttcATTCCTCTAATTGTGGAGATCTGCTGTGGGCTGGTGGAGGAGATGGGTCTGGAGTACACGGGTATTTACAGAGTTCCAGGGAACAATGCTGTAGTGTCCAGTCTACAGGAGCAACTCGATAAGGGCAGTGACATTAACACTGCCGAAGAG CGGTGGCAGGACCTGAACGTGGTGAGCAGTCTGCTCAAATCTTTCTTCCGCAAACTCCCAGAACCCCTCTTCACTGACG acaaataCAATGACTTCATTGAGGCCAACCGTATGGAGAATGCCAGTGACAGGCTGAAGACCTTGAAGAAACTG ATCCACGACTTGCCAGATCATTACTTCCACACCTTAAAGTTCCTTGTTGGTCACCTGAAGACAGTCGCCGACCACTCTGAGAAGAACAAG ATGGAGCCACGTAACCTGGCGCTGGTGTTTGGTCCTACTCTTGTGCGAACCTCGGAGGACAACATGACGGACATGGTCACCCACATGCCTGACCGCTACAAGATTGTTGAGACTCTCATCCAACAT TATACCTGGTTCTTCAGTGAAGAACACGACAAGGATGAAAAG ACGCCAGTGGATACAGAGGATGTTCAGCCTGCCCCCAACATAGATCACCTCTTATCTAACATTGGCCGAACTGGCCTGCTAGGAGATGCCTCAG ACTCAACCAACAGTGATTCAGCAAAATCAAAG ggCTCTGGAGGGTCGAAACGTGACCTCTCAGCAAAAGACTTTCTGACCACACTGTCCATCATGTCCGCTGTGGCTCGCAGGCGCAGAAAACGGCCCACAGCCAACCTACTGGGCAGCAGCACTGACGACGACTCTGAGCAAGAGCCAATCAGAGCGGGCCTGACAGcagaagcagaggagaaggaaGCAGAGCTTATTCAGCCGGACACCGCTCCGTGTGCCGAGGCAGAGGAGGTCGAGGATGAAGAAGAGGAcgatgaagaggaggaagaagagggagACACGGAATGTGTTCAGAAAGAACAGCCCTCTCCCAGCATGCCCTGCAGAGAGGAGTCTCAATCGGTGCTACTGAGCGAGGAAGAGGACCAGAGGACAGACGCCAAGAGGCCAGGTGGCTGGCGAGGCGAAGATGCACGCTCTATCGTCTCGGGTTACTCCACCCTCTCCACCCTGGGGCGGAGCTTAGCCTCAGAGGGGAGGGGCGAGGACGCGGATGACGAACAGAGCGAACTGGTGAGCGAGACGGACAACGAAAGTGGCTTCGCCTCGCGCTCGCTTACTCAGGAGCGCCCAGAGAAACACACGTCCACGCCTACATCTCCCCAAcgtgcacacaccacacacacctcaccaGGACCAACTGCTCCACGAAGCTTTCTCTACTCAAACTACAAATCGCCCACACTGAGTCCCGCACCCGAGCCCACTTCTGCTCCTACAAACTCCAAATCCCTGACTCCTGAACCTACGGAAAGGGTCAGCGAGGGAACGGCACGTTCCTCCACCCCCTCAACCTCTTCCTACTCATCCTCCGCCTCCCAGCGCCTCCACAGCCGGCCCTCGTTCAACTCCCATCGCCTCATCCAGTGCGACACTTTGGCTCGCCGCAGGCTAAAGTCCGACAAAGCTAAAGCTCGCTCTCTGGACCTTCTGGAACTGTCCAGCACTTCAACCACAGAGAACGAAGGACAAGCCAGTATTGGCCAAACAAAGACGCAAATTCCCAACTTCTCCCTGTCACCTTCCCCATCCTCCAGAACCAAGCTGAACCCAGGCAGCGATCCAGAAAGTTCCCCAGCCCCCACTCTCCCTAGTGAGGGTCGTTTCTTTGCCCCAAGTGGAGCCACCCTGGCGGAGCAGGTGAGGGCACGGCTTCTAGGTTCAGCCGAGGACTTGCGGGCTGCTAGCCTGAGGAAGCCAATCTCTCCCGAGACGCGCCGCAAGAGGCGGGCCTGGAGGAGGCACACTGTGGTGGCCTCGCCAACCGACGCCTCCACCAAATCCCTGCCCCTCACTTCTGTTGTAGCTGCTGCCACcggcaacaacaacaacaacaaacctCCTGTGCCGCCTCCCAAACCACCTGGGATTGTTGGCCGTCCCGGAGCACAGATCGTTCCTCCGAGCCCGGAGGCCGACGCCCACTCTGCACGCCGGGCTCCGCCTACCTCCCGTTTCCACGAATGCCTGTGA
- the arhgap23a gene encoding rho GTPase-activating protein 23 isoform X3: MWAAGGLPMAIPAACPRVCVSEWSFRDAVGVDCSAPEPRCIWVAVLRSDAPNTHTPHTPDVGGGRPSRAPHRVPREIRAKGRRDGTSSSSENPRPVVVGGSDGRGMSWQGPRTLLLQKNSQGFGFTLRHFIVYPPESALHTSLKDEENGNEKGLQRSRLEPMDTIFVKNVRERGPAHQAGLCTGDRLVKVNGESVLGKTYSQVIALIQNSESVLELSIMPKDEDVLQLAYSQDAYLRGNEPYKGGAQCLPPPPPLCYPPRSKSQPPTSHTSCPTSSRVQMGQNQLDNWSRWPGSTSSGPSPPLDNRITVPAHATVWAAEGRACDPGGVGHSSPAHRTEEIRYGMTDRGQQAMGQMRGRTYSSSSSSGGALASPLHHGPYGNYGVGTAQGWASPPQPTHTPPSSHNERTQQALSNWYYSQVNERERERPSVRSLHPRHRSFSQDRLGEFNRTRRTQRSDFPHSVSQDTLLYLQQPGPGARGHWQGENIPISAFNCTRSENLLQTRYGHSGRSLEALDRAPSVLSPCQERPSWGGHQPQSRAEAYQRQSTQYSLAQTPPGARHTQAPQHEQKRTKPLVSQHPSQHQNLPYSPQHSTQAPQPQQAMPQTRRLPSCQSLDEQPMSMGYRSYSPSFNRKTGRILQHAHSFRDPSYMGPALSWTPTPKTSPPEGVAPPSAPSPAPPTSSATPTAPEGQDRTHRPTNHEREGGEIKEVQAQVQEVVLRQKPPMGRRGGNTNRHPHYGMAIEDDDPLLFTSDPTEAPPKAESTISQRRSNGNLAPLSVEDDSLASIPFIGSIKSSRRSSYLLAITTERSKSCDEGLNTFRDDSRIFTRLPKRVKSFFGDGSLESLKAAEDARSKRHSTSELGSFNYSDVRREGWLYYKQIHTEKGKKVGSAMRPWRRVFSVLRSNSLYLYKDKREALLKGSSLGGGSEDEQPISIRGCLVDIAYSETKRKNALRLTTQDFCEYLLQAEDRDDMLDWIKVIGESSKTDSEELGFSRQALINKKLNDYRKQSPTGNKPDSSPRVPRMNFLLTKPDNSSAPPRSPKHEGKEESSPPKSPWGINFMKKVKKAGPKAFGVRLEDCQPAASNKFIPLIVEICCGLVEEMGLEYTGIYRVPGNNAVVSSLQEQLDKGSDINTAEERWQDLNVVSSLLKSFFRKLPEPLFTDDKYNDFIEANRMENASDRLKTLKKLIHDLPDHYFHTLKFLVGHLKTVADHSEKNKMEPRNLALVFGPTLVRTSEDNMTDMVTHMPDRYKIVETLIQHYTWFFSEEHDKDEKTPVDTEDVQPAPNIDHLLSNIGRTGLLGDASDSTNSDSAKSKGSGGSKRDLSAKDFLTTLSIMSAVARRRRKRPTANLLGSSTDDDSEQEPIRAGLTAEAEEKEAELIQPDTAPCAEAEEVEDEEEDDEEEEEEGDTECVQKEQPSPSMPCREESQSVLLSEEEDQRTDAKRPGGWRGEDARSIVSGYSTLSTLGRSLASEGRGEDADDEQSELVSETDNESGFASRSLTQERPEKHTSTPTSPQRAHTTHTSPGPTAPRSFLYSNYKSPTLSPAPEPTSAPTNSKSLTPEPTERVSEGTARSSTPSTSSYSSSASQRLHSRPSFNSHRLIQCDTLARRRLKSDKAKARSLDLLELSSTSTTENEGQASIGQTKTQIPNFSLSPSPSSRTKLNPGSDPESSPAPTLPSEGRFFAPSGATLAEQVRARLLGSAEDLRAASLRKPISPETRRKRRAWRRHTVVASPTDASTKSLPLTSVVAAATGNNNNNKPPVPPPKPPGIVGRPGAQIVPPSPEADAHSARRAPPTSRFHECL, translated from the exons GATGAGGAAAATGGAAATGAAAAGG GCCTCCAGCGGAGTCGACTGGAGCCGATGGACACCATATTCGTGAAAAATGTGAGGGAGAGAGGTCCCGCCCACCAGGCCGGTTTGTGCACAG GTGACCGGCTGGTAAAGGTGAATGGAGAAAGTGTGTTGGGTAAGACGTACTCCCAGGTGATAGCACTCATTCAGAACAG TGAGAGTGTATTGGAACTCTCCATTATGCCAAAGGATGAGGACGTGCTGCAGCTG GCGTACTCTCAAGATGCCTACCTGAGAGGGAACGAGCCGTATAAAGGAGGAGCCCAGTGTCTCCCTCCACCGCCTCCTCTTTGCTACCCCCCACGTTCTAAATCTCAGCCTCCCACAAGTCAcacctcctgccccacctcttcTCGAGTCCAAATGGGACAGAACCAACTTGACAACTGGAGCCGCTGGCCCGGCTCTACGTCCTCTGGCCCTTCCCCACCACTCGACAACCGGATCACTGTCCCTGCCCATGCTACTGTCTGGGCGGCAGAGGGGCGTGCCTGTGACCCGGGAGGTGTGGGACACAGTAGCCCTGCACATCGCACTGAAGAGATTCGGTACGGGATGACTGATAGGGGGCAGCAGGCGATGGGACAAATGAGAGGACGTACCTACTCGTCTTCTTCTTCCTCAGGGGGGGCCTTAGCAAGCCCGCTGCACCATGGTCCCTATGGCAACTATGGTGTTGGTACTGCACAAGGATGGGCTAGCCCACCGCAGCCCACGCATACACCCCCATCTAGCCACAATGAACGCACCCAACAAGCCCTTAGCAACTGGTACTATAGTCAGGTTAACGAGCGGGAGCGGGAAAGACCCAGCGTCCGCTCGTTGCATCCTCGGCACCGCAGCTTCTCGCAGGACCGTCTTGGGGAATTTAACCGGACAAGACGGACCCAGAGGTCTGATTTTCCCCACAGTGTCTCTCAGGACACCCTGCTTTACTTGCAGCAGCCAGGTCCTGGGGCCCGTGGTCACTGGCAGGGCGAGAACATCCCTATTTCGGCTTTTAACTGCACAAGATCTGAAAACCTGCTCCAAACAAGGTACGGACATTCAGGGCGCTCGCTGGAGGCTCTGGACCGAGCACCCAGCGTGCTTTCCCCATGCCAAGAGAGGCCATCCTGGGGTGGCCACCAACCGCAGTCTAGGGCTGAAGCCTATCAGAGGCAGAGCACTCAATACAGCCTTGCACAGACACCCCCAGGTGCCCGACACACACAGGCACCCCAACACGAACAGAAACGGACTAAACCCCTAGTTTCCCAGCACCCATCGCAGCATCAAAACCTCCCATACTCACCCCAGCACTCAACACAGGCCCCTCAGCCGCAGCAGGCCATGCCCCAGACCCGCCGCCTGCCGTCCTGCCAGAGCCTGGACGAGCAGCCAATGTCCATGGGCTACCGCAGCTACAGCCCTTCCTTTAACCGCAAGACAGGACGCATCCTGCAGCATGCCCACTCCTTCCGGGACCCATCCTACATGGGCCCGGCCCTCAGCTGGACACCCACGCCCAAGACCAGTCCACCAGAGGGTGTAGCCCCTCCCTCTGCCCCATCCCCTGCACCACCTACCAGCTCTGCCACACCCACGGCCCCTGAAGGGCAGGACAGAACTCACCGGCCGACCAACCACGAAAGAGAGGGTGGAGAAATAAAGGAGGTTCAAGCCCAGGTACAGGAGGTGGTGCTGCGGCAGAAGCCACCAATGGGGAGAAGGGGCGGCAACACAAACCGGCACCCACATTACGGAATGGCTATAGAAGACGACGACCCTCTTCTCTTCACATCTGACCCAACGGAAGCACCGCCCAAAGCCGAAAGTACCATCTCCCAGCGGCGTTCCAATGGTAATCTAGCACCACTATCTGTGGAGGATGACTCGCTGGCCTCTATCCCCTTCATTG GCAGTATTAAGTCTAGTCGTCGCTCCTCCTACCTGTTGGCCATCACCACTGAACGCTCCAAGTCATGTGACGAAGGGCTCAACACCTTCAGAGACGACAGCCGAATCTTCAC GAGATTACCAAAGAGAGTAAAGAGCTTCTTTGGTGACGGG tcTCTGGAGAGCCTGAAAGCTGCTGAAGATGCTCGCTCTAAACGACACTCCACCTCAGAGCTGGGCAGCTTCAACTACAGTGACGTCAGGAGAGAGGGCTGGCTGTACTACAAACAGATCCATACTGAGAAGGGCaag AAGGTGGGCAGTGCCATGCGTCCCTGGAGGCGGGTTTTCTCGGTGCTGCGCTCTAATTCACTCTACCTCTACAAAGACAAACGGGAGGCGCTGCTGAAGGGCTCTTCCCTGGGAGGCGGGTCAGAGGATGAGCAGCCTATCAGCATCCGGGGCTGCCTGGTGGACATTGCGTACAGCGAGACGAAGCGCAAGAACGCACTGCGGCTCACAACGCAGGACTTCTGCGAGTACCTGCTGCAGGCTGAGGACCGGGACGACATGCTGGACTGGATCAAAGTGATTGGGGAGAGCAGCAAGACTGACAGCGAG GAATTGGGTTTCTCCAGGCAAGCTCTCATCAATAAgaagctgaatgactacaggaaACAGAG TCCAACAGGCAACAAGCCGGACTCCTCTCCACGAGTGCCACGCATGAACTTCCTGCTCACCAAGCCTGACAACAGCAGCGCACCCCCACGCTCCCCCAAACACGAGGGCAAAg AGGAGAGTAGTCCTCCCAAGTCTCCATGGGGCATCAACTTCATGAAGAAGGTGAAGAAGGCGGGGCCTAAAGCTTTTGGAGTCCGTCTGGAAGACTGCCAACCTGCTGCAAGTAACAAG ttcATTCCTCTAATTGTGGAGATCTGCTGTGGGCTGGTGGAGGAGATGGGTCTGGAGTACACGGGTATTTACAGAGTTCCAGGGAACAATGCTGTAGTGTCCAGTCTACAGGAGCAACTCGATAAGGGCAGTGACATTAACACTGCCGAAGAG CGGTGGCAGGACCTGAACGTGGTGAGCAGTCTGCTCAAATCTTTCTTCCGCAAACTCCCAGAACCCCTCTTCACTGACG acaaataCAATGACTTCATTGAGGCCAACCGTATGGAGAATGCCAGTGACAGGCTGAAGACCTTGAAGAAACTG ATCCACGACTTGCCAGATCATTACTTCCACACCTTAAAGTTCCTTGTTGGTCACCTGAAGACAGTCGCCGACCACTCTGAGAAGAACAAG ATGGAGCCACGTAACCTGGCGCTGGTGTTTGGTCCTACTCTTGTGCGAACCTCGGAGGACAACATGACGGACATGGTCACCCACATGCCTGACCGCTACAAGATTGTTGAGACTCTCATCCAACAT TATACCTGGTTCTTCAGTGAAGAACACGACAAGGATGAAAAG ACGCCAGTGGATACAGAGGATGTTCAGCCTGCCCCCAACATAGATCACCTCTTATCTAACATTGGCCGAACTGGCCTGCTAGGAGATGCCTCAG ACTCAACCAACAGTGATTCAGCAAAATCAAAG ggCTCTGGAGGGTCGAAACGTGACCTCTCAGCAAAAGACTTTCTGACCACACTGTCCATCATGTCCGCTGTGGCTCGCAGGCGCAGAAAACGGCCCACAGCCAACCTACTGGGCAGCAGCACTGACGACGACTCTGAGCAAGAGCCAATCAGAGCGGGCCTGACAGcagaagcagaggagaaggaaGCAGAGCTTATTCAGCCGGACACCGCTCCGTGTGCCGAGGCAGAGGAGGTCGAGGATGAAGAAGAGGAcgatgaagaggaggaagaagagggagACACGGAATGTGTTCAGAAAGAACAGCCCTCTCCCAGCATGCCCTGCAGAGAGGAGTCTCAATCGGTGCTACTGAGCGAGGAAGAGGACCAGAGGACAGACGCCAAGAGGCCAGGTGGCTGGCGAGGCGAAGATGCACGCTCTATCGTCTCGGGTTACTCCACCCTCTCCACCCTGGGGCGGAGCTTAGCCTCAGAGGGGAGGGGCGAGGACGCGGATGACGAACAGAGCGAACTGGTGAGCGAGACGGACAACGAAAGTGGCTTCGCCTCGCGCTCGCTTACTCAGGAGCGCCCAGAGAAACACACGTCCACGCCTACATCTCCCCAAcgtgcacacaccacacacacctcaccaGGACCAACTGCTCCACGAAGCTTTCTCTACTCAAACTACAAATCGCCCACACTGAGTCCCGCACCCGAGCCCACTTCTGCTCCTACAAACTCCAAATCCCTGACTCCTGAACCTACGGAAAGGGTCAGCGAGGGAACGGCACGTTCCTCCACCCCCTCAACCTCTTCCTACTCATCCTCCGCCTCCCAGCGCCTCCACAGCCGGCCCTCGTTCAACTCCCATCGCCTCATCCAGTGCGACACTTTGGCTCGCCGCAGGCTAAAGTCCGACAAAGCTAAAGCTCGCTCTCTGGACCTTCTGGAACTGTCCAGCACTTCAACCACAGAGAACGAAGGACAAGCCAGTATTGGCCAAACAAAGACGCAAATTCCCAACTTCTCCCTGTCACCTTCCCCATCCTCCAGAACCAAGCTGAACCCAGGCAGCGATCCAGAAAGTTCCCCAGCCCCCACTCTCCCTAGTGAGGGTCGTTTCTTTGCCCCAAGTGGAGCCACCCTGGCGGAGCAGGTGAGGGCACGGCTTCTAGGTTCAGCCGAGGACTTGCGGGCTGCTAGCCTGAGGAAGCCAATCTCTCCCGAGACGCGCCGCAAGAGGCGGGCCTGGAGGAGGCACACTGTGGTGGCCTCGCCAACCGACGCCTCCACCAAATCCCTGCCCCTCACTTCTGTTGTAGCTGCTGCCACcggcaacaacaacaacaacaaacctCCTGTGCCGCCTCCCAAACCACCTGGGATTGTTGGCCGTCCCGGAGCACAGATCGTTCCTCCGAGCCCGGAGGCCGACGCCCACTCTGCACGCCGGGCTCCGCCTACCTCCCGTTTCCACGAATGCCTGTGA